The window TCGGCCTGGATGCCATCCGCTACTTCTTCACGATGCGCAGCATGGATTCCCATCTTGATTTCGACATGGATCTGGCGATTTCCACGTCCAATGAGAATCCGGTGTTCTACGTTCAATATGCGCATGCCCGGATCTGCAGCATCTTCCGCCAGGCGGAGGAACAGGGGATTACGCTTCCCGCTGTAGCCGAGATTGACTTTACCAAGCTGACAGCTGTTCATGAATACGACCTGCTGCGCAAAATCGGCGAATTGCCTGCCGAGATCACCGTTGCGGCTGAGAGCTATGCACCGCATCGCCTGATCCGCTATGTATACGATCTCGCTGCGCTGTTCCACAGCTACTACAAAGCGGAGCGCGTCATCACCGAGGATGCCGCTCAGACCGTTGCCCGTCTCGCCCTGCTGGGTGCAGCGCGTACAACTATTGCTAACGTACTGCGTCTGGTCGGTGTTACCGCACCTGACCGGATGTAACTTACTCAAACAGAAGCTCCGCCCCCCCCATGACAGGGAGGCGGAGCTTTTTTGTGCCGGCGGCGCGGCGGGCACGGGGCAGGGCCTGTAGCGGCGCAGCGGGCGCTGCCGCCCGCCGCCATGCCGGCCCGGCCCGCCTGCGGCCGGGCCGAAGCCCTTGCCGCAGGGCGTGCTGCGCACCGCCCCGGCGGCAAGAGGCGGGCCTACGCCTTCGCGGCAGCGGCGGCGGCCCGCTTGGCCCGCGCGCCTGCACGCAGCAGGCGCAGGGCATCGGCTGCGCCGCCGCCGAGGGCGGCGCGGCGCTGGCCCTTGCGCAGCCGCACCGGGATGGCCGTGCGGCGCAAGAGCAGCTTCAGCTCGCGCGGCGTCAGCGCCGGGCGCAGCGCGAGCAGCAGGGCCGCGGCACCGGTGACATGCGAGGTCGCCATGGAGGTGCCGCTCATTTCTTTATAGCCCTCCCGCAGCCAGCAGGAGGGCACGCTTTCGCCCGGACCGTATACATCGATATACGGCCCGCGGTTGCTGAAGGCCGCTACGCGGTGCCTCCGGTCCAGAGCACCGACGGCAATCGTCTCGGGATAGCGGGCGGGGTAATCCCCGCCGCGTTTGCCGTCGTTGCCGGAGGAGGCGATGATGGCGATCCCGGCCCGGTAGGCCTTGATCACCACATCATGAAGCGCTTTGCTCCGGGTCTTCATGCCGAAGCTCATATTAATGATGTCGATCTTGTTCTGCACGCACCAGTCGATGCCGAGTACAATATCGGAGACATAGGCGGAGCCGCTGTGGTCAAAGGCCTTGACCGGATAGAGCAAGGCCCGCGGAGCTACGCCCATCATGCCGCGTGTACCGCCGGCTGCCGCCAGCGTACCGGCAATATGTGTGCCGTGTCCATTATCATCGAGCGGCAGCATGCCGCGGTGAAGCAGATTTACACCCGAGGCGAGAGAATGCTTTAAATCGGGATGCCGGTAATCGGCGCCTGTGTCGATGACACCGATCTTCACTTGGACGCCGGTGGATTTGGACCAGGCCTGCGGGGCATGAATCGCTTTCACGCCCCATGGCAGCATGGCGGTGCCGGTTTTTTCCCCTGGGACAGAGTGAACCTTTATCCGCAGGTCTTCTTCTATTCTTAAAGAGGAGGCGAATTTGTCCATCAGCCTTTCCGCCCCTGCGGCGGGTACAAAAAAAGCCTTGATCAGATTAGAAACCTGAACCTGCCGAAGCCCCGGCCGCTTCGCTTTCAGCGACTTCCACTGTGACAGCGCTCCGGCATACTGACGGTCATCATTGAAGGTTACAATACGCCGCTCCGTATTTTTGGGGGCAGCCGATATCTCCTCAAGCAGCAACTGCCAAAATCCGTAATAATCCATAGGTTACGCCGTCCCCCTCCTTGCTGCCGTGCTGCCATATTGTATGAGAGGAGGCGGGCGTCCGAATGGGAACTTGCCCTTTTTTAGCGAAATGGGCTGCCCATCGTGTCAAAAGGCGGAGCTTCACATAAAATAAACAGAAGAGACTTTAGCTCTCTTTGCAACATCCCGTAAGGAGCCGATCCTTGGCGTGGATACAGTCATGCGCGGAGGGATTTCCTCCGCCTTTTTTAATATGAATAAGCATTCGTATGTTTTACATAATAAATGATCGTTCCCATTCTCTCCGGACGGAGCTATCCTGTTGAGGGAGGCGAAGCTGACTCTGCCGGGCTCTGTCCCCCCTTTACCTGTTGCACCGCGGGAATCTTCCTGCGTCTTGCTGCATTTGACTTGCATTTTGCCCTCAAATAGGTTTTACTTAGTTTTGTTAATGGATATTATGAAATAGAAATTAACGGTAATGTGAACAATGCGTGAGAGGAAGTGTCCTTTAGTGAGTACGCCACTCAATTTAAAGCTGGACCCTGAGAAAGTTAAAGAAATGCCGATGGTGGACCTGGCTTTCCTGGTGCTCAAAGCAGCCAATACACCTTATTATTATCGTGATCTGATGGTCGAAGTGGCCAAGCTGCGCGGTATGACCGATCAAGAAAGCCAAGATACTATCGCTCAGTTATATACCGAGATTAACATCGACGGACGGTTTGCCTGTGTCGGGACCAACCTGTGGGGACTGAAACGCTGGTATCCGCTGGAACGCTCTGATGATCCTGTTGGCAATACCAAACGCGTGCGCATCATTAACGATGAGGACGACGATCTGGAAGACGACGACTTCACGGAAGAAGAAGAGAATTATGCTGCTGAGGAAGAGGATTTCGACGCTATCGACGAAGATCGCGATGACCTCTATTCTGACGACGACAGCGAAGAAGAAGTGGACGAAGATGTTGTCATTGATGAAGACGACGACATTGACGAAGACGACGCTGATGAAGACTCCGAAGACGGCGATAATGAGGATGCCGACGAGGACGAAGACGACGATTATTAGAATCATAAGCCGGGCGTAATTCCTCCCTTGACATGGGTGGGATCGTCAGAGTAAACTATTGCATGGGCTTATAATGAAAGTTAATATGTTTTCTAAAATAAAAAGTGCCCCGGCTCTACGGGTGTCACTTTTTTGTTTTTTTAGATGGTTTTTCCGTGATTGCGAAGATCTCGCCTTTCATTTTGGGCGGCGGAAGTAACTTTTGGTTTCCCCCGGTTTGATGATGGAAAAAAGGGTTACGATAAACAAAAGCGTCGCCTGAATTTCTGGACTTTATTTAGGAGGGTTTTACAGTGACAAAGTATATTTTTGTAACGGGTGGCGTTGTGTCTTCCCTTGGCAAAGGCATTACCGCTGCTTCGCTGGGCAGGCTGCTCAAAAACAGAGGTCTGAAGGTGACGATCCAGAAATTTGATCCTTACATTAACGTAGACCCTGGAACAATGAGTCCTTATCAGCATGGGGAAGTATTTGTGACCGACGATGGTGCGGAGACTGACCTTGACCTTGGACACTATGAGCGGTTTATTGACATTAATCTGTCCAAGAACAGTAATGTAACGACAGGGAAGATTTATTCCTCTGTTATCAGCAAGGAACGGCGCGGCGAATACTTGGGCGGAACGGTTCAGGTTATCCCGCATATCACGAATGAGATCAAAGAACGCGTATTCCGTGCGGGCCGCGAGACAGGTTCGGATGTAGTGATTACGGAAATCGGCGGTACTGTAGGCGATATCGAGAGTCTGCCGTTCATGGAAGCTATCCGTCAGATCAAAAGCGACATCGGCCGGGAAAATGTAATGTACATTCACGTAACCCTGATTCCATATATCAAGGCTGCGGGAGAAGTGAAGACTAAGCCGACGCAGCACAGCGTGAAGGAGCTGCGCAGCATTGGGATTCAGCCTAATGTGATCGTATGCCGTACGGAGTATCCTCTGACCGAAGATATGAAGGCCAAGCTTGCGTTGTTCTGCGATATCGATGCGAATGCGGTAGTGGAATGCCGCGATGCCTCAACGCTGTATGAGGTTCCGCTTAACCTTCGTGATGAAGGATTGGATGAGATTGTAGTCAATCACCTGAAGCTGACCACACCTGCACCGGATATGCGTGAATGGGAGAGTATGCTGGAGCGGATCCAGAAGCTGGAACGCACGGTTGAAATCGCCATTGTCGGCAAGTATGTAGCTTTGCATGATGCTTACTTAAGCGTAGTAGAGTCCCTCTCGCATGCAGGTTTTGCAGCCAATGCGGAAGTGAAGATCCGCTGGGTCGATGCGGAACAGGTTACAGATGAGAATGTGGGCGAACTGCTTGGCGGAATCGGCGGGATTCTTGTTCCCGGCGGCTTCGGAGACCGGGGGATTGAAGGGAAAATTTCCGCAATCCGTTATGCCCGTGAGCAGTCCATTCCTTTCTTCGGTATCTGCCTGGGAATGCAGGTATCCGTAATCGAGTACGGCCGTTCCATACTGGGATTGGCTGGGGCGAACAGCTCGGAGATTGATCCGGCTACACCGCATCCGCTAATTGATCTGCTGCCTGAGCAGAAGGACATCGAAGATATGGGCGGCACGATGCGTCTTGGCCTGTATCCTTGCAAGCTTTTGCCTGATTCCCTGGCAATGTCCTGCTATGATGATGAACTGGTCTATGAGCGTCACCGTCACCGGTATGAATTCAACAATGCTTACCGGGATGAGATGGAAAAAGCAGGCCTTGTGTTTTCTGGAACATCGCCGGACGGACGTTTGGTAGAGATCGTGGAACTTCCTGGACACCCGTGGTTCCTGTCGGTACAATTCCATCCGGAATTTACTTCCCGTCCGAATCGCCCGCAGCCGCTCTTCCGTGAATTTGTCAAAGCTTCACTGACCCATTCCGAGCAGCTGTAACCAATAAAATAAACAGATCCGGTAAGGATCTTTAGAAAGCCTCCAGCTGGAGGCTTTCTTTTAAATATGGATATTCAGCTAATTCCATGGAATAACCGTACCTGCTGTCCACCATTATCTGGAATGTATTTACCCTTTTTATCCAATTAGCAGGATTTTGACTATAAAGCACGAATAATAGGTTTCGTATAGAATAAATTATTGTGAGCCGTTAGCTGTGAGAGGGCGCGGTATAGACAATCTGCCTTAAATCTGGGAGGGTACGATATGGAAAAAGGGAAAGTTTTAATTGTCGATGATCAGAACGGAATCCGAATTCTCCTCATGGAAGTGTTTAATAGCGAAGGGTATACCACCTATCAAGCTGCTAACGGTAAAACAGCAATCGAAATTGTCCAGAAAGAATCCCCAGACTTGGTTCTGCTCGATATGAAAA of the Paenibacillus pedocola genome contains:
- a CDS encoding CTP synthase → MTKYIFVTGGVVSSLGKGITAASLGRLLKNRGLKVTIQKFDPYINVDPGTMSPYQHGEVFVTDDGAETDLDLGHYERFIDINLSKNSNVTTGKIYSSVISKERRGEYLGGTVQVIPHITNEIKERVFRAGRETGSDVVITEIGGTVGDIESLPFMEAIRQIKSDIGRENVMYIHVTLIPYIKAAGEVKTKPTQHSVKELRSIGIQPNVIVCRTEYPLTEDMKAKLALFCDIDANAVVECRDASTLYEVPLNLRDEGLDEIVVNHLKLTTPAPDMREWESMLERIQKLERTVEIAIVGKYVALHDAYLSVVESLSHAGFAANAEVKIRWVDAEQVTDENVGELLGGIGGILVPGGFGDRGIEGKISAIRYAREQSIPFFGICLGMQVSVIEYGRSILGLAGANSSEIDPATPHPLIDLLPEQKDIEDMGGTMRLGLYPCKLLPDSLAMSCYDDELVYERHRHRYEFNNAYRDEMEKAGLVFSGTSPDGRLVEIVELPGHPWFLSVQFHPEFTSRPNRPQPLFREFVKASLTHSEQL
- a CDS encoding S8 family peptidase, which codes for MDYYGFWQLLLEEISAAPKNTERRIVTFNDDRQYAGALSQWKSLKAKRPGLRQVQVSNLIKAFFVPAAGAERLMDKFASSLRIEEDLRIKVHSVPGEKTGTAMLPWGVKAIHAPQAWSKSTGVQVKIGVIDTGADYRHPDLKHSLASGVNLLHRGMLPLDDNGHGTHIAGTLAAAGGTRGMMGVAPRALLYPVKAFDHSGSAYVSDIVLGIDWCVQNKIDIINMSFGMKTRSKALHDVVIKAYRAGIAIIASSGNDGKRGGDYPARYPETIAVGALDRRHRVAAFSNRGPYIDVYGPGESVPSCWLREGYKEMSGTSMATSHVTGAAALLLALRPALTPRELKLLLRRTAIPVRLRKGQRRAALGGGAADALRLLRAGARAKRAAAAAAKA
- the rpoE gene encoding DNA-directed RNA polymerase subunit delta, with the translated sequence MSTPLNLKLDPEKVKEMPMVDLAFLVLKAANTPYYYRDLMVEVAKLRGMTDQESQDTIAQLYTEINIDGRFACVGTNLWGLKRWYPLERSDDPVGNTKRVRIINDEDDDLEDDDFTEEEENYAAEEEDFDAIDEDRDDLYSDDDSEEEVDEDVVIDEDDDIDEDDADEDSEDGDNEDADEDEDDDY